Sequence from the Methylicorpusculum oleiharenae genome:
TGGGTTTCATTAATGATGACCTGTTGCGATGGCGATACCGTCAGATTCGGTAGGTTGATTGCATTAACCGTGAGTAGGGCGGTCCTGCTTGTTGATCCTGAGTCACTTGCTGCGGTCAGGCGAACGATATAAGTTCCAAGGGAAGCTATACCATGACTGAGGAATGGTCTGACTTGGTTAATACCTTTTGGGGTCGACTGGTTAATCCCTGAGACGACCTCGACGCTATTGCCGTCAAGCACATCCAATTTGACGCGACTGTTAGTCGAGCATTCTGGAAAGGAATAAGTGGCATCGGCATAAAAGGGCGCTGCTTGCAAAACCGAACTGACTGGCAGCGATAAGGATGAGATGGTTGGATTATCGCAGAGTACATTGATAGTCCCATTACTCACCAGAGTCGCACCACCCTTATCAGTGACTCTGAACTTAAAGGATAAAGTCCCAGAGAATTTACCGTCGGCAGGGGGCGTGTACAGGAAACTGCCAGAGTCGATAGACAGTGTCCCCGCCGTAGGTTGTTCTGTAATACTGTAAGTAAATGCCTCTGATTTGCCGGCTGTGACATTGGGGTCGATGATTGTTGGGAGGGTAAGATCGCTAGCGACTGTAGATCCAGCCGATAATGTTAGCACCGCAGTGGTGGGCGGTGCATTGGCCCACCCCTCGGCTAGATTGCTTTGGGGACCAATGAGTGAGCCGACGATTACTTTTAACGTATAAAAGTAGGAGGCAACACCTTGGACTGTTGAGTCTTGGTAGCTACTGACGGGTACCGATGTCAGCGTGGCAATCTTGGTAGGGGGCGCTGTTGGACTCGAAGCCCGCCAGATTTCGTAACCCGTTGCATCGGGATGACTGGGCCATTGAAGTCTGATATTGCCGGTTGATGTTCCTTGGCTAGTCGTGACATCAGTCAAAATCGGAACAATCTTGCCAAAACCTACGTCTTGATCAGAGTCCGGACTGAATAATATATTGCCTGGTTGCTCATCATTTTTTGCTACGACTGTATAGAATTGGTGCGTACTGCTCAAACCTGTGTTATGAACAAAACTGGCGGATGTTAAATTAGAAGCCAACAAGCTGCCTTTATCGCCGGACCTGAACGATCGATAAAGATCGTATTTTGTCGCATCCGGGCTCGGCGTCCAGGTAATTAAAATGCGACCATATTCCGTTCCATCGGTTGCATTAAGATTTTGAACTTTGTTCGGTCTGATTAATCCAGTTCGTGTCCAAAATTGAGTGCCATCAGTATGACTTAGGCCGTGCAAACCCGTTGGATTGTCTCCCGTAACCCAAATAGTGCCGTTGGTCCTTAACGCGAGCGAATGGTAAATGCCAATTGAAGTAAAAGAAACTTGATCGAAAACTTGTTTCCAGTAAGGGGTAAAAGTCGATCCATCACCGTTTTGTCCGGTTGAAGTTCCTCTGCCGGCGGACCAGAGAGAGCCGTCATTCAGGGTAGCAAGAACCACATTGTTTACCGACAAAGCGCCTTCTGTTGCGGAAACATCCTTAACATTATCCAGAACTTTACGAAATGCCGTTGTTGTAAAACGACCCGAGCCATCAGGTAGATTGGTATTACCTCTGAACGCCCACAGGCTGTTGTCGTATCGTAACGACAAAATCACATAACTATTAACGCAACTAGAGCCACAGTTCCCATAGACGACAGTTTGTATCTTTTTAATACCGGTTGATCTTTGTGTTGAGCCTTCGAACAAACTACCATCATTTCTGAGGGTAACAATAACCGGCGTGGTGCCCGATAGCACAGAGGTGATTTGCTTAATATTCGTATGCGGGGAGTCGCTATTTTTGCGAAAGCTTGTTTTGGGCATCCCAGCCCAATCAAGCAGCAAAAATTACGCGACCACTGATGCCTCCGGCGGCCCCGATTCGTCCGCGTCGCCTCGTTTCGACCCAACAAGGGGTCGAAACATTGGCTCTCGCATGACTTAACGCCGTTTCGCGATGCCTTGCAGGTTTTCTCCGCAAGCTCCGAAAACCCGCCCGGCGCTACGGCTATCGGGGACTAAAAATCTTCACTTCGCTAAAGCTCCGTTTCCAAGATTTTCAGCGAGAGTGTTGGTGCCCAATTTGTGGCCTGGGTACCGGTATAAGCAACGCCTGAAACAACGGCCCAAAAAGTTGATTTATTGTAGTTGGTATGCAGGGATGAAACGCCAGTCAATATTTGCTGCCAAGTGTTTGAATAACCGCTTCCTGTCGCCCAGAGTGTGCCGTTGGTTTTCAACGCGAACGACACGGAGGCTCCGGCAAGCATATCGGAAACACCGGTCAATACGGGTTTGAAAACTGTCGATTGAGACACTGTTCCGTCGCCCAGTTGACCGTTAGCATTTAAACCGGATGCAAACAATCGTCCGTCCGCTTTTAACGCTAAACTATGATGATTACCTGCAGAGATTTTGGTGTATCCATTAGCAACGGTTGGACCTAATGATTGTGCGGGTAATTTTTGATAGCCATAATCGATATTACTCCACGTTCCAGCTGCGTTTCTAATTCGGTAGCCATAGGTGACCCCATTATCTGCAGAAGTATCCTGGTAGGTTTTAGTAGTAACCGTGGCGATTTGCGTCATGATCCCATTAACCCCCAAAGCCCGATAAATTCTATAGGTGGACGAGGCCGTGTCTTGCCATTGAAGAGCAATGCCGTTAGCTTGGCTACCCTTTGTTGCCGTTAGACCGGTAGGCGCTGCATGAGCGACAAACGAGTAACAAGACGTCAATAAAAGCAGAGCGGCAAACAACCTTGCCTTATTGACACACTTTAAAACACGCACAACTAAGCTTTTTTGCATGGCGATACTCCAACAACCTTAAATCATCTATTAAGCTTCTATTAAGCTACACAATTTGATTTTCAAGTGGGTTGAAAGAGGTGCTTTTTAGTGCGCCTTTTGAGGGCGCAAAGTGATTAAAAGTCTTGGCGTAAAAAAACCGGACACTAAAAAATCAGCTCCGGTCTTTAGGTTGGGGTCATCAGCACTAATACGCTTGCTCAATCTTCGACTTGCTTTTTTCGTCCAACTCATTCCACACCGCCATTACCGCCCTTCCGATTGCGGCCTGTTCAGCCTGTTCTCTACCAAACAGCCAATACGATCCGTAAACACTGATTGCCGATGCCGTAATGGCGATTGTCAGAGCGATTAAAACTTGCGATCGCACTGACAAGCCGTCCGCACGTTCTACCTCATTGACCATCCGATTGACGGTTTTGGTCACGGCCGTATTCAGCTTGGCTTCGAAGACTTTTTTTTCCCGGTCGGCCACCCTGGAAAATTCGGCCTGTTTTTCGAGGGCATGGCTGTCTACCCGAGCAATCGAAGCGACCAGCTTATTTTCCAGTTCAGCAACGAGAGGCATGAATTTAGCTTCAACTTCGCCGATCTGTTGAATCAGGATGCTAATTTCATCAATGGCTTCAATAAGCAGTGCTGCCCTTTTTCCCCGTCCAGGCCTTATCTCGTTCACGCTCATTAGCCGAATAGCTCGGCGAAACAGTCGTCAAGATTTTTGCTAACGTGCTTAGCAAGGCATTTCAGCCCATACATATCGATCCAGTGATCACGTTGTTTTTGATCCGCCTCTTTGTTTTCGCGCAGAAGCGCCCTGTAATCCTTGTTATCTTCCTGCAATTTTTTAATCGTCATTTTTTTTATCGCCAGTTCGTCAAATAGCTCACTTTCAAAAATAAGCGCTTTGTTGTTGATTGGTATGTTATTTTTTTTTGTGTAATTCAATAATACGAGAAATTCTTCTTCAACATTTGATTCTACCCGGTTAAATATGAGTCGTATTTTACTGTCAGGTATGCCGAATTCCTTTAGCGTCATGATCATCGAAATGGTTTCTCTCTGCTCCTTCGTGCCGCTTGTCACCGGTATAACAAAGAAATTAATTTCCTCATGCGTCGCACTGAACCGATTCATTCCATTAAGAAAGTTTTCGATATTCGATGTCCCTACATCAATAATCGGTGCATCCGTATCAATTATTTTCCTAAATATCTCTTTAAATTTATCAGCCTTAATTTGATCAACTTTTATTCCAATACCGGCTGCCGATTCATTAAAACTTTCTACCGCAATTATCGAAGAGTTATTTATGCGTGGCAGGAGCAAATGCGAGGCGATTGTGGTTTTTCCAACAGTACCAGTGTAATTCATAACGACGACTTTCATTTATTGATTACCTTTATAAAATTTAAAAATATTTTTATAATTAAATGTTGCTCAATCATAATTACCATTAAGATCATCATCTAATTCTTTTAGCGTTTTTTCTCTAATTTTCCTTATGTCATCCGGAGTATGATATTTTTTAGAGTCATCTTCTTTAATATCGACTCTATCATTGGTATTCTCTTTATCCATAAGATGGGCTTGGTCGCTTATGATCGATTTATCATTATTTCCATTATCAACATATGGATATACTTGATTAATAATATTATCTGATATAAGGTCTGTATAACTATTTTTTCGAGTAACGCCCTTTTGTTTTCTTTCTTTTCTGATGCGGTATAAGTTTTTGTCGAAGGATTGAAGAGTTATCCTTCGATCATAAGTTTCGTTCAGCTTTTTCAGTATTATTTCTCTCGTCACACCCGAGGCTAGTGATGTCTCAATCTGATCGTACAGAGTCCGCATTAACATCGTTCCGCTCTTGTTCCCCATATCAACTTTTAATCCTTCTAGTACTTTGAGCCCTTCTTCTTTTGTTTTCAAATCGTTCTCCCTTATCTCTAGTCCGACACTTGTCCGGCTAATGTCCTATGCGCGTCCAGCATCTGTCTAGCGCATGGCTTAATACCGTACTAATAGCAACGCATGCTTGACTGCTAAATTTCACTAATTCGTCGTGCGGATGTCTTACTTCAAGCTTACACACAGCCAAACGCGTTTGCTCGACCGAAAGACGCGGTTTTTCGGCCTCTTTCGATTTTGTGGTGCATGCCAGTTGACAATCTCTGGAGGATCATTAGAAAATTGAAGTTCGTTGATGGGTTTTGTGCAGCAGGATGCCTCTATCCCGATAAGTCGTGCTACGGGAGCACGCTAAACAGATCCGAGATCCCCCGGACCGCTAAGGCGGCAGGAAGCCACCGGGACCCTTCTTTACCGGCAAAATAGCCGGAAAATCATCGCGCCCAAGTTGCGTCCACTGATCGCATAAATGTTATGCGTCAGTATAATTATCCTATATTTTAGTAAGTTGTGCTTTGAGGCGTTGTTTTCACGCACATTAATCCAAAATTCAATTACCCTGAAAGAACGGGTGAATTTTTAACCCTTGCACGCAAGATCAGTCCGTAAGACGGCGCCTTTGCGTCCCACCCGGAAATCGGCCAAAATTTTTTCCCCCGCCGCTTTTTCTCAACATAGACACTTTAGTCTTTGTTCATTCCAAGCCAAATTTCCCAAAAGAAACAGCGGCTTACCAACTCCACGCATCCAAATTCCATTTAGGAAAAGTTGGGATTCGCTGGATTTTCACGTTGAAACCGCTCAGAACGAGGCAGCGCCTGTCCATAGAAAATGTATGGCAGCCCGATTGACACCCACCTGCACGGCGTAATTTCAGCAATTTTTCGCCTCGCGCGGCGTCGAAACAAATAGCGCACTGACGCCCTTTTACCTGTAGCCCTGCTGGGAGGCTGTTCCCAAGCACCTTATGCTCACCCCGTCGAGAGAAGTGTGTCCGCAGAAAAAGAGGCGTTGGTGGAATCCCCTTAGGATTTCACCAGGAGCCGGGTTACGCCTGCTCTCGACGTAAAAGAACAATAGGTCACACCCCGGCTCCACACCGGAGCGGCCGATAGCTCGTGCGTGCACGGGTTATCGGCTGCTGCGGTGTGGGGCTGATCGCCAATTTTGACGACAAGGTAGTGAAAACGAAAGAAGCCGAAAAACCGCGTCTTTCGCTATAACCGATCTTGGTCTAAAGCAATATGCTGCCCACTTCTAATTCCAAAATCTATAGGAACTTTTATGAGCAAAGTGGTAAAAACGATTGATAATAAAGGCCTTATTCCCGTAGTTGACGGCGAAATCGCCGGCATCAAGCAACTTGTGGTGGACGGGAGGACGCTCCACGCGACTATGGGAGTCAGTCGTGACTTCACGACCTGGATGAAAAAGCGCATTTCCGACTACGGGTTTCAGAAAGGTGTTGACTACCTACTCACCAAAACGGGGGAGCAGCTTCCAAGTGGCACAAAATATTCCTGCGACTACACCCTCACCCTCGAAATGGCCAAGGAATTGGCAATGATTGAACGTAATGACATGGGCAGGAAAATTCGGCGCTATTTCATCCAATGCGAACGGGACCTACT
This genomic interval carries:
- a CDS encoding RCC1 domain-containing protein, with amino-acid sequence MQKSLVVRVLKCVNKARLFAALLLLTSCYSFVAHAAPTGLTATKGSQANGIALQWQDTASSTYRIYRALGVNGIMTQIATVTTKTYQDTSADNGVTYGYRIRNAAGTWSNIDYGYQKLPAQSLGPTVANGYTKISAGNHHSLALKADGRLFASGLNANGQLGDGTVSQSTVFKPVLTGVSDMLAGASVSFALKTNGTLWATGSGYSNTWQQILTGVSSLHTNYNKSTFWAVVSGVAYTGTQATNWAPTLSLKILETEL
- the stbB gene encoding StbB family protein, giving the protein MKVVVMNYTGTVGKTTIASHLLLPRINNSSIIAVESFNESAAGIGIKVDQIKADKFKEIFRKIIDTDAPIIDVGTSNIENFLNGMNRFSATHEEINFFVIPVTSGTKEQRETISMIMTLKEFGIPDSKIRLIFNRVESNVEEEFLVLLNYTKKNNIPINNKALIFESELFDELAIKKMTIKKLQEDNKDYRALLRENKEADQKQRDHWIDMYGLKCLAKHVSKNLDDCFAELFG
- a CDS encoding antA/AntB antirepressor family protein, producing the protein MSKVVKTIDNKGLIPVVDGEIAGIKQLVVDGRTLHATMGVSRDFTTWMKKRISDYGFQKGVDYLLTKTGEQLPSGTKYSCDYTLTLEMAKELAMIERNDMGRKIRRYFIQCERDLLMNQCANMQRNEKIAERDREKEDREFCHLHELTISRVLYWAIKKRDHIYQPGMDHDLLFSILEDIQASIYKEHIRSFKRKFPFAYSSEYFLEMKSFIKNWTPVFFTNSSAP